In Corylus avellana chromosome ca8, CavTom2PMs-1.0, the genomic stretch ATTATAAATAATTCACCTTGGAATTGCAATCTGCCCGTCGTAGCCTGGCCTTGCTGTAAGAAGGCCGAACAATAAGAGCAGCGGTGCAATCCTCAACGGCTTTCTCAAACTGACCGAGCTTGGACCGACAGGCTGCCCGGTTGCACAACAAAACCGAGTTGTACGGATCATTTTCTAGTCCCTCGCTGTATACCACACACGCTTCTGAGAATTTTGATGCCTTAAACAGCAAGTTACCACTCAATCTAGCTGACGTCACTGCTCTGCTTTTCCTCACAACGTTCTTCACCTCCTCGTTGCTCGGATCAAGCCGAGCCGCATGCTGAGATGCTGCCACGGCATCCTCAAACCtgtcaaaaacataaaaattaatacTAAAACGGTTTAATTAGTAGTAATGATTAGTGGGTCAATTAGTGTAATTAACCAACTAACCTGCCAGCTGCCAAGAAAACCCGTGCCTTAATCATCATAATGCAAGCACCAACAGGGCGGTCGAATAACTCATTGCTCAAGTTGGGTGCCTTCTGGTAGGTGGCATAGGCTTCTTCATGTCTGTGGAGATTCAGCAAGGCCTCGGCTTGTAGAGCGTAGACCTTCATGTATATATTACTATAATCagaattatataattaattaacaacaaaaacataatcaagGGAACCAATATTAACACTAACCTGTGGTGCTGAGTCAGCACCGTAGGATATTGCAACCTGGGTGTCCTTTAGCAAACTGTCCCACTCTTTCATCTTACGAGCCATGTTGCAGCTGCTGAGGTGTTTCTGCAGAGCCTGAGCTTGGGCTATGTCTTCTGCGTCTGCATAAGTGCCTGAGTGTTTGTAGTGATATATTGCCTTCTCTGCTTCTCCCACTCTGCATAAAACATTACATTCTCTTTTAaatccatatatattataaattataaattagaatatttaattatgtttttggCTCCATTGAATACCTGATATAGAGTTTAGCGAGACGATGGTGAGCTCTGTGATATGAAGGCTCAATCCGAATAGCTTCTCTGCATTCAAAAATGGCCTCAACGAGCCGGCCAAGACCCATCAAAGCGGCACTCTTGTTGCTGTGATAGCTGGATTTGTTTGAATCAAGAGCTATGGCTCGATCATATAAGGCTAAGGCCTCATCAAATCTCCCCTGCTTAAACGCCTCATTACCCAAACACTTAAACTTCTCAGGATCTAATTTATTCACCACGCCTTGAAACTGTCTGAATTCGTCGCTATTTTTCCTCACAATGTTGCCCATAATGGCGCCGTTGCCGCGAATTTTCCCAAACCCGTTTCTGGGGTTCGGCATAAGGCTTTTCCCTGTCTGCTTCAAGTTACCCATGTGGCCTATAAGCATTATATTGCTTGAAAGCTCTGTAGATTTTCTCGCCGGCTCTCTCTTCGGCTTTCTCTCGTCGCCGGAGTCCATTTGGCCTGAATTGGTGGAGGACGACGAGGTCGAGCTTCTTCTGTGGGAAGTTGAAGGATTGCTTGAATTGGAAACTATGCAAGCAGAGTCTCCAGAGGCGCTGCTTCTTGGCGGCCTCTTGAAAATATCAGTGGTTGGTGCCTTCTTTACATCGTTGCTACCATCTGACGGTAGTGAATGGACGG encodes the following:
- the LOC132190211 gene encoding TPR repeat-containing thioredoxin TTL1-like, translating into MAEMAQCRVDGEIGCGFMGGIFHRRSYWPRKTSVHSLPSDGSNDVKKAPTTDIFKRPPRSSASGDSACIVSNSSNPSTSHRRSSTSSSSTNSGQMDSGDERKPKREPARKSTELSSNIMLIGHMGNLKQTGKSLMPNPRNGFGKIRGNGAIMGNIVRKNSDEFRQFQGVVNKLDPEKFKCLGNEAFKQGRFDEALALYDRAIALDSNKSSYHSNKSAALMGLGRLVEAIFECREAIRIEPSYHRAHHRLAKLYIRVGEAEKAIYHYKHSGTYADAEDIAQAQALQKHLSSCNMARKMKEWDSLLKDTQVAISYGADSAPQVYALQAEALLNLHRHEEAYATYQKAPNLSNELFDRPVGACIMMIKARVFLAAGRFEDAVAASQHAARLDPSNEEVKNVVRKSRAVTSARLSGNLLFKASKFSEACVVYSEGLENDPYNSVLLCNRAACRSKLGQFEKAVEDCTAALIVRPSYSKARLRRADCNSKLERWEASVQDYEMLIRESPGDEEVGRALFEAQVQLKKQRGEDTRDLKFGSNLIFINSNERFRHFVTSPGMAVVLFCKKTNHKHELQVLEQVCKRFLSINFLKVEIEDHPYLAKSERLSSTPAFRIYKNGATVKEITGNNREMLESSVKLYSS